The genomic DNA CGCAAGATCGAGCAGCTCCTGAAACAGCTCCACAAGCAGATCGATGTCCTGAAGGTATCGGACATTACAGACCAGGGAGTGGTGGCGAGGGAACTTGCCCTCATCAAGGTTCTCAGCACAGGTCAAACACGATCTGAAATTAACGGAATTGTCGAACCATTCCGCGCAGCCATCATCGACGTCGCAAGGGATAGCGTGACGGTCCAGGTGACTGGGGAAACGTCGAAGATCGAAGCCATCATCGACCTCCTGAGACCATACGGAATCAAAGAAATCGCAAGGACTGGAATCACCGCTTTTGCACGGGGCAACAGCAAAAGCGTCACAGATATG from Rossellomorea marisflavi includes the following:
- the ilvN gene encoding acetolactate synthase small subunit; protein product: MKRIVTAIVHNRSGVLNRVTGLFTKRQFNIESISVGYTEVEGVSRMTFVVNVEDDRKIEQLLKQLHKQIDVLKVSDITDQGVVARELALIKVLSTGQTRSEINGIVEPFRAAIIDVARDSVTVQVTGETSKIEAIIDLLRPYGIKEIARTGITAFARGNSKSVTDMKQYTIVN